The window CAAGAGGTTCGGGCGACATGCCTCGCCGGATCGGTTGCCCGCGGCAAGACGCCGGCGGAGGATGAGCGGTTGGGCGCATTGTTGCTGGCCGATGCGAAAAACCGGGCGGAACATGCCGTTGTGGCGGAGATGCTTCGGGAAGCCCTCGCCCCGTCCTGTTCCGCGCTGGAGGTGCCGGCAGAGCCGGTCCTGATGAAGCTGCGGGACATTCAGCACCTGTATACACCGGTCACCGGACGGCTGCGGCCGGGACATCATTTGCTGACGCTGGTGAAGGCCCTGCATCCGACACCGGCCGTGGGAGGATACCCTCGCGAGGCGGCGTTGGCGCGGATACGTGAGTTGGAGCAGATGGATCGGGGATGGTATGCGGCACCGGTCGGATGGCTGGACAGCGAAGGAAACGGGGAGTTTGCAGTGGCCATCCGCTCGGCGCTGATAAGGGAGGATGAGGCGGTGTTGTTTGCCGGATGCGGGATCATGGGCAATTCCGATCCGCAGGAAGAATGGGAAGAGACGCGGTTGAAAATGTTTCCTATGTTGTATGCGATTGGAAGTGCTGGGCGATGAACCGGTCACAGGCGATGTACGTCTACCTGAATGCCTTTATAGAAGAGTTGTCCCGAAACGGTGTGCGCCATGTGGTGTATTGTCCCGGTTCCCGTTCGACGCCGCTGGCGATGCGGCTTGCGGAGCATCCGCGCATTCGCTGCTGGCTGCATCTGGATGAGCGTTCAGCCGCCTTTTTCGCGCTCGGCATGGCAAAACGGTTGCGGGAACCGGTCGCTTTGCTCTGCACATCGGGCACGGCTGCGGTGAACTTTGCTCCGGCAGTGGTAGAGGCCCATTACGCCCGTGTGCCGCTTGTGGTCCTGACGGCTGACCGGCCGCCGGAGCTGCGGGATGCGGGAGCGCCGCAGACGATTGATCAGGTGCATCTGTACGGCCGGCATGTCCGATGGTTCATGGAGATGGCACTGCCGGAAACGTCGCCTGAACTGCTCCGTTATGTGCGGACCGTGGCCGCCAAGGCGGTGGCGTTGGCACAGGGGAGTTTCCCCGGACCGGTTCATCTGAATTTTCCATTTCGTGAACCGCTGGTTCCGGAACCGCCGCCTGAGATGGCTTCCGGTGAGCAGGATCCGTGGTCAGGCGGCAGGATGCCGCAGGGAGACTGTGGAGAAGAATGCCGTGACGGAAGGCGTTTGGGAAATCCCGCCGACGGATGGCACGACGGGAAGCTGCGAAGCGGCGGGGAGGCGCCTTATGTGGCGGTCAGGAGCGGCCGCCTGGTGCTTGACGATGAGACGATCAAGCGCCTGGCCGGATGGTTGTCCGGAACAGAACGGGGCGTGATCGTCTGCGGTCCGCAGACCGATCCCGCTTTTGCCCGGGCGGTCGGCAAACTGGCGGAGCGGCTCCAGTACCCGCTTCTGGCTGATCCGCTTTCACAGGTGCGTTGCGGCCGCCATCCGCTTTCGGCGGTGGTGGAGATGTATGATGCCCTGTTGCGGGTGACCGCGTTTGCGGAGAAGGCCAAACCGGAAGTGGTGCTTCGTTTTGGGGCCTTGCCGGTGTCCAAGCCGTTGCTGCAGTATTTGAGCCGCCATGCGGATGCCCGCCAAATTGTGGTGGATGGCCACGCCATGTGGCACGATCCCGTCTTTTCAGCAGCGGAAGTGCTCCAGGCGGATCCGGCCTGGGTTTGTGAGCGGTTGTGTGTGCAGTTGGATGAAGCGGCTCAAAAGCAAAACCGCGGAGAGTCGGCACCTGAGGGGCGTAAATCCAGCGGGGAGTGGCTTTCCTGGTGGCAGAAAGCCAACCGGCTGGCGCGCAGGACGGTGGAGCGCACGATGTCCGATGCCGATACCGTTGCGGGTGATGCGGATACCGGCCTGTTTGAAGGCCGCCTGTTTCCCGAACTGGCCGGCCTGCTTCCGGAAGGCTGCCTGCTGTACGTGGGAAACAGTATGCCGGTGCGGGATCTGGACAGCTTTTTTCCCACCCTGCAAAAGGAACTGTTCTTCTTGGCTAACCGTGGGGCAAACGGCATTGACGGCGTGGTTTCCAGTGCGCTGGGAGCCAGCGCGGCGGGGGAAGAACCGGTCATTCTGGTGATTGGCGATTTGTCGTTTTACCACGACTTGAACGGGCTTTTGGCAGCCAAATTGCACCGGCTGAACCTGACGGTGATCCTGGTCAACAATGATGGCGGCGGGATCTTTTCTTTTCTGCCGCAAGCGGAACATCCTGAACATTTCGAGGCTTTGTTCGGCACGCCGCACGGTCTCTCCTTTGAACCGGCGGTGAAGATGTACGGCGGATGTTACCGTCGCGTGGATGACTGGGAGCAGTTTTCCCAGGCAGTGCGCACGAGCCTCGCGAAAGGCGGCCTGTCCGTGATCGAGGTGCCCAGCCGGCGTGATGCGAACCTGAACGCTCACCGGCAGATCTGGCGGGAAGTGGCCCAGGCGCTGGAAGCCTCCCTGTAGACGAATCGGATGGAGGCGGGAAGATGATTCTTCGGATCAATGACATGAAGTATTACGTGGAGCGGGCGGGGGAGGGTCAAGCCCTGCTCCTGCTGCACGGCTTTACCGGGAGCACGGAAACCTGGAGTCCTTTCGTCGAAGCGTGGAGCAGGCATTATCAGGTGCTGGCCGTCGATTTGCCCGGTCACGGACGGACGGATGCGCCGGCCGACCTGAAATACTACCGAATGGAGCGGGTGGTGCACGATCTGCTGTCGATTCTCGATCAGCTGGGGATCGGAGCGTTTCACCTCCTGGGTTACTCCATGG is drawn from Bacillus thermozeamaize and contains these coding sequences:
- a CDS encoding 2-succinyl-5-enolpyruvyl-6-hydroxy-3-cyclohexene-1-carboxylic-acid synthase produces the protein MNRSQAMYVYLNAFIEELSRNGVRHVVYCPGSRSTPLAMRLAEHPRIRCWLHLDERSAAFFALGMAKRLREPVALLCTSGTAAVNFAPAVVEAHYARVPLVVLTADRPPELRDAGAPQTIDQVHLYGRHVRWFMEMALPETSPELLRYVRTVAAKAVALAQGSFPGPVHLNFPFREPLVPEPPPEMASGEQDPWSGGRMPQGDCGEECRDGRRLGNPADGWHDGKLRSGGEAPYVAVRSGRLVLDDETIKRLAGWLSGTERGVIVCGPQTDPAFARAVGKLAERLQYPLLADPLSQVRCGRHPLSAVVEMYDALLRVTAFAEKAKPEVVLRFGALPVSKPLLQYLSRHADARQIVVDGHAMWHDPVFSAAEVLQADPAWVCERLCVQLDEAAQKQNRGESAPEGRKSSGEWLSWWQKANRLARRTVERTMSDADTVAGDADTGLFEGRLFPELAGLLPEGCLLYVGNSMPVRDLDSFFPTLQKELFFLANRGANGIDGVVSSALGASAAGEEPVILVIGDLSFYHDLNGLLAAKLHRLNLTVILVNNDGGGIFSFLPQAEHPEHFEALFGTPHGLSFEPAVKMYGGCYRRVDDWEQFSQAVRTSLAKGGLSVIEVPSRRDANLNAHRQIWREVAQALEASL